The DNA window CCGTTTCCCCCGGTTATAGTTTTTTAAAATCACTTTTTCAATTTCTTCCCAGTCGATAAGTTTATCGATTTTTTCAAGAAAACTGACTTTAATATTTCGTTTTGAAACAGCTATATCAGCAAATCCAAGTTTGCCCTTTTTTTGAAACATGGCTTGTTTATTTGGCTGGCAATTTAACAATTTTATAAAAACTGAAAACCATTATTTTCTCATTAACCGGAATAATTCTGAAAAATTTTGAAGGTTTCAGGTTGTTAAACTATTGAAAATGAAAGCAGATAATGACTGTGATGACAAGCAGATGATCTGTTTTATCATTTACTTCCGGCAGAATGCCCACTTTGATCTGAAAACATTCTCTCTCAGTATTTGAATGATCGGGTTTTATTACCTTTGCTTCATGAAAATAACTGGTTTATCGGGACTTTTTATTCTGATTTTGCTGTTATCAACCTGTTATGATAATCCTTTCGGACAATTGCTTGAAAATAAGCCTCCTGAAACATATTGTATAACTGATACCATTATCCGTCCCGGTCCTGACCGTTATTCGACTACTATCCGTGTGGCATGGTGGGGCGATGACCCTGATGGCTATCTTACTGGTTTTGAGCTATCAAAAGATAAAAAAAACTGGTCTTTTACTGCAAAATACGACAGCATTTTTACTGTTGAAATTCCTGCAGGTACCGACACTTTCGACTTCCTGCTCTATATAAGGGCGGTTGATAACAATGGCTTGAAAGACCCGACTCCTGCTTTTATTTACATTCCGGTCAAAAATTCTCCTCCTGAGGTCAGCTTTGTTTATCCTTCCGGTTTTCCTGCCCGTAATCCCGAATCTTCTTTCCCTGTTTTGCGTTTTTCATGGGAGGCATCAGACCCCGATGGAGCCGACAATATTTCTTTTTTTGAAGTCGCTTTGAATGATACCGCCAATGGCTTTCTGAAAATAGATAAATCTTTCTCTACTATCATTATCAGGGCAGACGACTGGTTGTCAAACACTCCGGATGCTACAGTTTTTCAGGGGAATAATCTCGTTAAACAT is part of the Sphingobacteriales bacterium genome and encodes:
- a CDS encoding IS5/IS1182 family transposase, which codes for MFQKKGKLGFADIAVSKRNIKVSFLEKIDKLIDWEEIEKVILKNYNRGKR